In one Vibrio sp. VB16 genomic region, the following are encoded:
- a CDS encoding BufA1 family periplasmic bufferin-type metallophore, with product MKKSNLAVTAVVTSLLAIGATTLTTTHAVAADKEKCFGVAKAGKNDCATKNSSCAGTSKEDAQKDAFIMVPAGLCDRLAGGSTSSS from the coding sequence ATGAAAAAGTCTAATCTAGCCGTTACGGCAGTCGTTACCAGCCTTCTAGCAATTGGTGCAACAACACTAACTACTACCCATGCCGTTGCTGCAGATAAAGAGAAATGCTTTGGGGTAGCTAAAGCAGGAAAAAATGATTGCGCAACGAAAAACAGCTCTTGTGCAGGTACTTCAAAAGAAGATGCCCAGAAAGATGCCTTCATCATGGTACCAGCTGGCCTTTGTGATCGTCTAGCAGGTGGCAGTACTTCATCTAGTTAA